In Triticum urartu cultivar G1812 chromosome 6, Tu2.1, whole genome shotgun sequence, the following proteins share a genomic window:
- the LOC125513802 gene encoding 50S ribosomal protein L3, chloroplastic, translating to MAMAAASIGGALGFLAPRRRGVSFAAAAGRRRPSLAVVRAASYEAGVGVMATKVGMMTYFDPENGKPVPVTVVGFREGGNVVTQVKTAATDGYDAVQVGYHGVREDKLTRPELGHLGKASAPPLRHLQEFRLVAVDAFDPGQALEFNELFKEGDLVDVSAKSIGKGFQGGIKRHNFKRGLMTHGSKSHRALGSIGAGTTPGRVYKGKKMPGRMGGTKTKIRKLKIVRIDNDLKVVMIKGAIPGKQGNLLRITPAKIVGKNIPKS from the exons ATGGCCATGGCGGCCGCGAGCATCGGCGGCGCACTGGGCTTCCTCGCCCCGCGCCGTCGCGGCGTGTCCTTCGCTGCGGCGGCAGGTCGTAGGAGGCCGTCGCTGGCGGTGGTGCGCGCGGCGTCGTACGAGGCGGGCGTCGGGGTGATGGCGACCAAGGTGGGGATGATGACCTACTTCGACCCGGAAAACGGGAAGCCGGTGCCGGTGACGGTGGTCGGGTTCAGGGAGGGGGGCAACGTGGTGACGCAGGTGAAGACCGCCGCCACCGACGGCTACGACGCCGTGCAGGTCGGGTACCACGGCGTGCGCGAGGACAAGCTCACCCGCCCGGAGCTGGGCCACCTCGGCAAGGCCAGCGCGCCGCCGCTGCGGCACCTGCAGGAGTTCCGCCTGGTGGCCGTCGACGCCTTCGACCCCGGCCAGGCGCTCGAGTTCAACGAGCTCTTCAAGGAGGGCGACCTCGTCGACGTCTCCGCCAAATCCATCGGAAAGGGATTCCAAG GTGGAATTAAGAGGCACAACTTCAAGCGTGGTCTGATGACTCACGGTTCCAAGAGCCACAGAGCCCTAGGTTCGATCGGTGCGGGGACAACCCCAGGGCGGGTGTACAAGGGGAAGAAGATGCCCGGGAGGATGGGCGGAACCAAGACCAAGATCAGGAAGCTCAAGATTGTCAGGATTGACAATGATCTCAAAGTTGTGATGATCAAGGGAGCCATTCCCGGGAAGCAGGGGAACCTTCTCCGCATCACGCCAGCGAAGATTGTCGGCAAGAACATCCCCAAGAGCTAG